The Amycolatopsis sp. DG1A-15b genome window below encodes:
- the typA gene encoding translational GTPase TypA: protein MPAASATVETGRPTGKTRPDLRNVAIVAHVDHGKTTLVDAMLRQSGAFAERAELVDRVMDSGELEREKGITILAKNTSIHRQTPEGSVTINVIDTPGHADFGGEVERGLAMVDGVVLLVDASEGPLPQTRFVLRKTLEAGLPVILLVNKTDRPDARIAEVVEETHDLLLELASDIEDADHDAILDLPVVYASARAGKASLEQPADGEIPESENLDPLFDTLLRHVPPPAADLDAPLQALVTNLDASNFLGRIALIRIHAGKLRKGQTVAWMREDGTVQNVRISELLVTEALTRVPATEASAGELVAIAGIPEITIGDTLADADSPVALPRITVDEPAISMTIGVNTSPLAGRNGGDKVTARLVKARLDQELIGNVSIRVLPTERPDTWEVQGRGELALAILVEQMRREGFELTVGKPQVVLRTIDGKLHEPFERLYIDSPEEHLGAITQLLAARKGRMEDMSGNGSGRIKLEYVLPSRGLISFRTDFLTETRGTGIANHVFEGYFPWAGEIRTRHSGSLVADRTGPVTAYAMIQLADRGTFFVEPGAEVYEGMVVGENPRFEDLDINITKEKKLTNMRQSSADVMETLARPRKMGLEEALEFCSVDECVEVAPSVVRVRKVTLDVNTRAKERSRAKSRDNG from the coding sequence GTGCCCGCAGCCAGCGCTACCGTCGAAACCGGCCGGCCGACCGGTAAGACCCGGCCCGACCTGCGCAATGTCGCGATCGTAGCCCACGTCGACCACGGCAAGACCACGCTGGTGGACGCGATGCTCCGCCAGTCCGGCGCCTTCGCCGAGCGCGCCGAGCTCGTCGACCGCGTGATGGACTCGGGCGAGCTGGAGCGCGAAAAGGGCATCACGATCCTCGCGAAGAACACCTCGATCCACCGCCAGACGCCCGAGGGCTCCGTGACGATCAACGTCATCGACACCCCCGGCCACGCCGACTTCGGCGGCGAGGTCGAGCGCGGCCTGGCCATGGTCGACGGCGTCGTCCTGCTGGTCGACGCGTCCGAGGGCCCGCTCCCGCAGACCCGGTTCGTGCTGCGCAAGACCCTCGAAGCCGGCCTGCCGGTGATCCTGCTGGTCAACAAGACCGACCGCCCGGACGCCCGGATCGCCGAGGTCGTCGAAGAGACCCACGACCTGCTGCTCGAGCTGGCCAGCGACATCGAGGACGCCGACCACGACGCGATCCTCGACCTCCCGGTGGTCTACGCCTCCGCGCGCGCCGGCAAGGCGAGCCTGGAGCAGCCCGCCGACGGCGAGATCCCCGAGAGCGAGAACCTCGACCCGCTGTTCGACACGCTGCTCCGGCACGTGCCGCCACCCGCCGCCGACCTCGACGCGCCGTTGCAGGCGCTGGTCACCAACCTCGACGCGTCCAACTTCCTCGGCCGCATCGCGCTGATCCGCATCCACGCCGGCAAGCTGCGCAAGGGCCAAACCGTGGCCTGGATGCGCGAGGACGGCACGGTGCAGAACGTGCGCATCTCCGAGCTGCTGGTCACCGAGGCGCTCACCCGCGTCCCGGCGACCGAAGCCAGCGCCGGCGAGCTCGTCGCCATCGCGGGCATCCCGGAGATCACCATCGGCGACACCCTCGCCGACGCCGACAGCCCGGTGGCGCTGCCCCGGATCACCGTCGACGAGCCCGCGATCTCGATGACCATCGGCGTCAACACCTCGCCGCTGGCCGGGCGCAACGGCGGCGACAAGGTCACCGCGCGGCTGGTCAAGGCCCGGCTCGACCAGGAGCTGATCGGCAACGTCTCGATCCGCGTCCTGCCGACCGAGCGCCCCGACACCTGGGAGGTCCAGGGCCGTGGCGAGCTCGCGCTGGCGATCCTCGTCGAGCAGATGCGCCGCGAGGGCTTCGAGCTGACCGTCGGCAAGCCGCAGGTGGTGCTGCGCACGATCGACGGCAAGCTGCACGAGCCGTTCGAGCGCCTCTACATCGACTCGCCGGAGGAGCACCTCGGCGCGATCACCCAGCTCCTGGCGGCGCGCAAGGGCCGCATGGAGGACATGAGCGGCAACGGCAGCGGCCGGATCAAGCTGGAGTACGTGCTCCCGTCGCGCGGCCTGATCAGCTTCCGCACCGACTTCCTCACCGAGACCCGCGGCACCGGCATCGCGAACCACGTGTTCGAGGGCTACTTCCCGTGGGCGGGCGAGATCCGCACCCGGCACAGCGGCTCCTTGGTCGCCGACCGCACCGGCCCGGTCACCGCGTACGCGATGATCCAGCTGGCCGACCGCGGCACGTTCTTCGTCGAGCCGGGCGCCGAGGTGTACGAGGGCATGGTCGTGGGCGAGAACCCGCGCTTCGAGGACCTCGACATCAACATCACCAAGGAGAAGAAGCTGACCAACATGCGTCAGTCCTCCGCCGACGTGATGGAGACCCTGGCCCGCCCGCGCAAGATGGGCCTGGAAGAGGCGCTCGAGTTCTGCTCGGTCGACGAGTGCGTCGAGGTCGCGCCCTCGGTCGTCCGCGTCCGCAAGGTCACCCTGGACGTCAACACCCGCGCGAAGGAGCGTTCGCGCGCCAAGAGCCGCGACAACGGCTGA
- the trpS gene encoding tryptophan--tRNA ligase, whose translation MSKLSGITPSGHVHLGNHLGAVRRWAREGGADDLYFVADLHGMTTPHNPAKLRSLAREQLAVLIAAGIDPERVFVQSDLARELGALTWVLECTCNYGEAARMIQFKEKSKGQAGVRLSLLTYPALMAADILLQGADEVPVGEDQRQHVELTRTLAKRFNGTYGEVFTIPRAVLPPAGARVKDLADPTRKMSKSARDAVGVVFVLDEPDQIRRKIRRAVTDGGSVPVHAPETRPGMANLLEILAACRGGSPADLAEEFSSYGAVKDAVADAVIEELRPLRSRAVALLDDVAELDRVRKAGAERARERGSHRLDAALRMIGAAASIGDQSGHSHGRMTS comes from the coding sequence ATGAGCAAGCTGTCCGGCATCACGCCCTCCGGTCACGTCCACCTCGGCAACCACCTCGGGGCGGTCCGCCGCTGGGCTCGCGAAGGCGGCGCGGACGACCTGTACTTCGTCGCCGACCTGCACGGCATGACGACGCCGCACAACCCGGCGAAACTCCGCTCCCTGGCGCGCGAACAGCTGGCCGTGCTGATCGCCGCCGGCATCGATCCCGAGCGGGTGTTCGTCCAGTCCGACCTGGCCCGCGAACTGGGCGCGCTGACCTGGGTCCTGGAGTGCACCTGCAACTACGGCGAGGCCGCGCGGATGATCCAGTTCAAGGAGAAGTCGAAGGGCCAGGCCGGGGTGCGGCTGTCGCTGCTGACCTACCCGGCGCTGATGGCCGCCGACATCCTGCTGCAGGGGGCGGACGAGGTGCCGGTGGGCGAGGACCAGCGGCAGCACGTGGAGCTGACGCGGACCCTGGCGAAGCGGTTCAACGGCACCTACGGCGAGGTGTTCACCATCCCGCGCGCGGTGCTGCCGCCGGCCGGCGCGCGGGTGAAGGACCTGGCCGACCCGACGCGCAAGATGTCGAAGTCGGCCCGGGACGCGGTGGGCGTGGTGTTCGTGCTCGACGAGCCCGACCAGATCCGCCGCAAGATCCGCCGCGCGGTCACCGACGGCGGGTCGGTGCCGGTGCACGCCCCGGAGACGCGGCCGGGGATGGCGAACCTCCTGGAGATCCTCGCCGCCTGCCGTGGCGGGTCGCCGGCCGACCTGGCGGAGGAGTTCTCCTCGTACGGAGCGGTGAAGGACGCCGTCGCCGACGCGGTGATCGAAGAGCTGCGGCCGCTGCGCTCGCGAGCGGTGGCGCTGCTCGACGACGTCGCCGAGCTGGATCGCGTGCGGAAGGCGGGCGCGGAGCGGGCTCGCGAACGCGGCTCGCACCGGCTCGACGCGGCGCTGCGGATGATCGGCGCTGCTGCGTCGATCGGTGACCAGTCCGGCCACAGCCACGGCCGCATGACTTCGTAG
- a CDS encoding NUDIX domain-containing protein translates to MNAVIVGAALVRDGKLLAQQRAWPPKHAGQWELPGGRVEEGESEAFALARECSEELDVVVEVGDRVGQDISLPGGRVLRIYAAKLVSPGEEPRAVEHRAVRWLGPDDLDDVDWLPADRILLPAFRALLSDQSGQK, encoded by the coding sequence GTGAACGCTGTGATCGTGGGAGCCGCCCTGGTGCGGGACGGCAAGCTGCTGGCCCAGCAGCGGGCCTGGCCGCCGAAGCACGCGGGGCAGTGGGAACTGCCCGGCGGCCGGGTCGAGGAAGGGGAGTCCGAGGCCTTCGCGCTGGCCCGCGAGTGCAGCGAGGAGCTCGACGTCGTCGTCGAGGTCGGTGACCGGGTCGGGCAGGACATCTCCCTGCCCGGTGGCCGGGTTCTCCGCATCTACGCCGCCAAGCTCGTTTCGCCCGGGGAGGAGCCGCGGGCCGTCGAGCACCGAGCCGTGCGCTGGCTCGGGCCCGACGACCTCGACGACGTCGACTGGCTGCCCGCCGACCGGATCCTGCTGCCGGCCTTCCGCGCGCTGCTCAGTGACCAGTCCGGCCAAAAGTAG
- a CDS encoding HAMP domain-containing sensor histidine kinase, with amino-acid sequence MIPWWRGRTLQARITVLAATITLVCLLGLAALAASNLSPRLIGSVDRELSGALGPAGAEVSAGRPLSGSAPVTLRVLDIAGTPVDGGTPTGLTPADVSTLKAGQPVQRDGARYLGTVVSAPDGAQRLVVAGAGLVGFAAAVHYGGVWLVVVAVVGALVAGFATWLVVRLSLRPVARMRGSVRSLPPGARLALPDSHDELRALAEEFNALLERQEQASDRLRRFTGDAAHELRSPVASIRVQAEVAVTNPDPELAQETLSDILTEAERLSSLLDGLLSLARSDAGEVPPASPVELVSEVRAAVARLPAGVPETRVSTAVAQAWASAAHAEVELVLDNLLRNACRYARGQIVVSVLASRSSVRVVVDDDGPGIAPEHREKVFDRFYRIADDRARSSGGTGLGLAMVAETVRRRGGRVQVGESPDGGARFVVVWRTAAGEIAGPAG; translated from the coding sequence GTGATCCCCTGGTGGCGGGGCCGGACCCTGCAGGCCCGGATCACCGTGCTGGCCGCGACGATCACCCTGGTCTGCCTGCTCGGGCTCGCGGCACTGGCCGCGTCGAACCTCTCGCCGCGGCTCATCGGCTCGGTCGACCGCGAGCTTTCCGGAGCGCTGGGCCCGGCGGGCGCCGAGGTGAGCGCGGGCCGTCCGCTGTCCGGTTCCGCCCCGGTGACGCTGCGGGTGCTCGACATCGCGGGCACGCCGGTGGACGGCGGCACCCCGACCGGCCTGACGCCCGCGGACGTCTCCACGCTCAAGGCCGGTCAGCCGGTCCAGCGCGACGGCGCGCGGTACCTGGGCACGGTCGTCAGCGCGCCGGACGGGGCGCAGCGGCTGGTCGTCGCGGGAGCCGGCCTGGTCGGGTTCGCCGCCGCGGTGCACTACGGCGGCGTGTGGCTGGTGGTCGTCGCGGTGGTCGGCGCGCTGGTGGCGGGCTTCGCGACGTGGCTGGTGGTGCGCCTGTCGCTGCGGCCGGTCGCGCGCATGCGGGGTTCCGTGCGGTCGCTGCCGCCGGGGGCGCGGCTGGCGCTGCCGGACTCGCACGACGAGCTGCGCGCGCTGGCGGAGGAGTTCAACGCGCTGCTGGAACGGCAGGAACAGGCCAGCGACCGGCTCCGGCGCTTCACCGGAGATGCCGCGCACGAGCTGCGCTCGCCGGTCGCCTCGATCCGGGTGCAGGCCGAGGTCGCCGTCACCAACCCCGATCCGGAGCTGGCGCAGGAGACGCTGTCGGACATCTTGACCGAGGCCGAGCGGCTGTCGTCGCTGCTGGACGGGCTGCTGTCGCTGGCCCGCTCGGACGCGGGGGAGGTGCCGCCCGCTTCTCCGGTCGAGCTGGTGAGCGAGGTCCGCGCGGCGGTGGCCCGGCTCCCGGCGGGCGTCCCGGAGACGCGGGTGAGCACGGCGGTCGCCCAGGCGTGGGCGTCGGCCGCGCACGCGGAGGTGGAGCTGGTGCTGGACAACCTGCTGCGCAACGCGTGCCGCTACGCGCGCGGGCAGATCGTGGTGTCGGTGCTGGCGTCGCGGTCATCGGTGCGGGTGGTGGTGGACGACGACGGCCCGGGCATCGCGCCGGAGCACCGCGAAAAGGTGTTCGACCGGTTTTACCGCATCGCGGACGACCGGGCCCGGTCCTCGGGCGGCACGGGACTGGGCCTGGCGATGGTGGCGGAGACGGTCCGCCGCCGCGGCGGCCGCGTCCAGGTGGGCGAATCCCCGGACGGCGGCGCGCGGTTCGTGGTCGTCTGGCGCACGGCGGCCGGGGAGATCGCCGGCCCGGCCGGCTGA
- a CDS encoding response regulator transcription factor, whose translation MMRIVKPRVLVVDDEPGVRKALQRGLRAEGMDVVTAADGPTGLQLASTGSFDVVLLDIMLPGLSGYRVLERLRKDGVTTPVLLVSAKDGEVDQADGLDLGADGYLVKPFSFVVLVAQVRAVLRRAGPEAGRGTLRLGALAVDRGLRQVHWHDEEVGLSPREFALLEVLVGRAGTVVTKDELLRAVWGEEQAVTRNLVEVYVGYVRRKLDAVGAGALLRTVRGHGYLASDAQLDEVITP comes from the coding sequence ATGATGAGAATCGTGAAACCTCGGGTGCTGGTGGTCGACGACGAACCGGGTGTGCGGAAGGCGCTGCAGCGCGGGCTGCGTGCGGAGGGCATGGACGTGGTCACCGCCGCGGACGGGCCCACCGGCCTGCAGCTGGCGAGCACGGGCTCGTTCGACGTCGTCCTGCTCGACATCATGCTGCCGGGCCTGTCCGGCTACCGCGTGCTGGAGCGGCTGCGCAAGGACGGCGTGACCACGCCGGTGCTGCTCGTCTCGGCCAAGGACGGCGAGGTCGACCAGGCCGACGGCCTCGACCTCGGTGCCGACGGCTACCTCGTCAAGCCGTTCTCGTTCGTGGTGCTGGTCGCGCAGGTCCGGGCGGTGCTGCGCCGGGCCGGGCCGGAGGCCGGCCGCGGCACGCTGCGGCTCGGCGCGCTGGCCGTCGACCGCGGGCTGCGGCAGGTGCACTGGCACGACGAAGAAGTCGGGCTGAGCCCGCGGGAGTTCGCGCTGCTGGAGGTCCTCGTCGGGCGGGCGGGCACGGTCGTCACGAAGGACGAGCTGCTGCGCGCGGTCTGGGGCGAGGAGCAGGCGGTGACCCGCAACCTCGTCGAGGTCTACGTCGGGTACGTGCGCCGCAAGCTCGACGCGGTCGGGGCCGGCGCGCTGCTGCGGACCGTGCGGGGGCACGGCTACCTGGCGTCCGACGCGCAGCTCGACGAGGTCATCACCCCGTGA
- a CDS encoding sigma-E factor regulatory protein RseB domain-containing protein, with protein sequence MKPKTKGITAAVLGTALGAGGLAFVAMPASADDKPALPQVSAEDLVQSVAKAKPGAFDGTLKVSNDLGLPALGNAVPGASALNMDSAHIFTDGAGKSRLAVTQGASQQTVVHDGTTVWDYSSKTNTATKVTIPADVAQQKGAGSEKTADPLTASTELLAKVRESSTVSVDGTASVAGRPAYELVLTPKPTERTLLREIRVAVDSQTRMPLRVAVLSNGTATPALEVAFTEIEFTQQPADLFTFTPPKGAKVQEKTPTIDQQHKDLAEQAKQDVKVVGDGWDTVVTGKVPADALNAAPKQQSGREGRGGNADPKALLERFAKKVNGAWGSGYLVTTKVGSAVLTDDGRFAAGAVPEQVLYEALGQK encoded by the coding sequence ATGAAACCGAAGACGAAGGGCATCACCGCCGCGGTCCTCGGCACCGCGCTCGGTGCCGGTGGCCTCGCGTTCGTCGCGATGCCGGCCAGCGCCGACGACAAGCCGGCGCTGCCGCAGGTCAGCGCCGAAGACCTGGTCCAGTCGGTGGCCAAGGCGAAGCCGGGCGCGTTCGACGGCACGCTGAAGGTCAGCAACGACCTGGGCCTGCCCGCGCTGGGGAACGCCGTGCCGGGCGCGTCGGCGCTGAACATGGACTCGGCGCACATCTTCACCGACGGCGCCGGCAAGAGCCGGCTGGCCGTCACGCAGGGCGCGAGCCAGCAGACCGTCGTCCACGACGGCACCACCGTCTGGGACTACAGCTCCAAGACGAACACCGCGACCAAGGTGACCATCCCGGCCGACGTGGCCCAGCAGAAGGGCGCGGGCAGCGAGAAGACGGCTGACCCGCTGACGGCTTCGACGGAACTGCTCGCGAAGGTCCGCGAGAGCAGCACGGTGTCGGTCGACGGCACCGCGAGCGTCGCCGGCCGCCCGGCCTACGAGCTGGTCCTGACGCCGAAGCCGACCGAGCGGACGCTGCTGCGCGAGATCCGGGTGGCGGTCGACTCGCAGACGCGGATGCCGCTGCGGGTGGCGGTGCTGAGCAACGGCACGGCGACGCCGGCGCTCGAGGTGGCCTTCACCGAGATCGAGTTCACCCAGCAGCCGGCCGACCTCTTCACCTTCACCCCGCCGAAGGGCGCCAAGGTGCAGGAGAAGACGCCGACGATCGACCAGCAGCACAAGGACCTCGCCGAGCAGGCGAAGCAGGACGTCAAGGTCGTCGGCGACGGCTGGGACACCGTCGTCACCGGCAAGGTCCCGGCCGACGCGCTGAACGCGGCGCCGAAGCAGCAGTCCGGTCGTGAAGGCCGCGGCGGCAACGCGGACCCGAAGGCGCTGCTCGAGCGGTTCGCGAAGAAGGTCAACGGCGCGTGGGGCAGCGGCTACCTCGTCACCACGAAGGTCGGCAGCGCGGTGCTGACCGACGACGGCCGGTTCGCCGCCGGTGCGGTGCCGGAGCAGGTCCTGTACGAAGCGCTGGGTCAGAAGTGA